The Polaribacter sp. HaHaR_3_91 genomic sequence TTAATATTAGGCATACTACGCCAAGTTTTATCTTGCGTCCATAAATTAATACCTAAAGTTAATTGATGAAAACCAGATTTTGTTAAGACTACATCTCCTATTTGGTTTGTATAGGTATAAGAAAACATAACATTTTTATAATTTAAACCAACTATTGGAGAAACAAATTGAGAGTTCTCTACAGCATCGGCATCAAAACTTCTTCTATAAGACAATGCTAACCACAATTGATAGTTATTAAGCGTTTTATATCCTTTTAAATTAAAATCTGCAATTTTCTGTCCTGTGTTTTCCTTCACTTGAAGCATAAAAGAAGGTTCTAATTGAAAATAGTAATTTTCATCATAATAATATCCTGCAGAAAAAACATAATTCCTTAAATTTAAAGGTTCTAAAACATTTAAATTATTTTTAGCTGTTAATAATAAATTCTTCACTGTAAAATAAGATGAAAAACCACCTCTATGGTAAGCAGCACTAAAATCTGAATTATAATAACTAGAGCTCTGAATAATTGCAGCAACATCATCATTACCAAATGATCTTTGATCGGATTGATTTTGAACAAAAGTAAAAGATAACCCGAAAGATAATTGCTCAAAATAATT encodes the following:
- a CDS encoding type IX secretion system membrane protein PorP/SprF, producing MKLNYVKYSLLCVLFFSLKNYAQETLPIYQDYLSDNVYLVHPSAAGIGNSSKLRFTARQQWSGIPDAPALQTISFHSRFGAETNAAFGVVLFNDKNGYHSQKGIQGTYAYHLPLNDNGNYFEQLSFGLSFTFVQNQSDQRSFGNDDVAAIIQSSSYYNSDFSAAYHRGGFSSYFTVKNLLLTAKNNLNVLEPLNLRNYVFSAGYYYDENYYFQLEPSFMLQVKENTGQKIADFNLKGYKTLNNYQLWLALSYRRSFDADAVENSQFVSPIVGLNYKNVMFSYTYTNQIGDVVLTKSGFHQLTLGINLWTQDKTWRSMPNINNSFIGF